In one Chitinophaga sancti genomic region, the following are encoded:
- a CDS encoding inositol monophosphatase family protein, with protein MLKETLLKATQAGGQVLQHYFNGAFQISSKSTINDLVTEADKGAESAIFKVIQDTYPDHFILSEESGELVTTSNTKWIIDPLDGTVNFAHGIPICCVSIGVEVDGEMVLGAVYNPFLNEFFFAEKGKGATKNDKSIHVSAKTDLGSACMATGFPYQWEGGENDPVDIFAYFVKRGQAVRRLGSAAIDLCWVADGRFDGYYEHTLNAWDAAAGFLIVEEAGGKVTDFKGNRYSPYQRTLIATNGHIHAQLVDVVNGKY; from the coding sequence ATGTTAAAAGAAACCCTTCTCAAGGCAACACAGGCTGGCGGACAAGTTTTACAGCATTATTTCAACGGGGCTTTTCAGATCAGCAGCAAAAGTACCATCAATGACCTGGTAACGGAAGCCGATAAAGGGGCAGAATCTGCCATCTTTAAGGTGATCCAGGATACCTACCCTGACCATTTCATTCTCAGTGAGGAGTCGGGCGAACTGGTAACTACCTCTAATACCAAATGGATCATTGACCCCCTGGATGGTACGGTGAACTTTGCCCATGGTATTCCTATCTGCTGCGTAAGCATCGGTGTGGAAGTAGATGGAGAAATGGTATTGGGTGCTGTGTACAACCCTTTCCTGAACGAGTTTTTCTTTGCAGAAAAAGGGAAAGGTGCTACAAAGAACGACAAGTCTATTCACGTATCTGCCAAGACAGATCTGGGTAGCGCCTGCATGGCAACGGGTTTTCCTTACCAGTGGGAAGGTGGCGAGAATGATCCGGTGGACATCTTTGCGTACTTTGTGAAGAGAGGACAGGCTGTACGCCGTCTTGGCTCAGCAGCCATAGATCTCTGCTGGGTAGCCGATGGCCGTTTTGATGGTTATTATGAACATACACTGAATGCCTGGGATGCTGCTGCCGGCTTCCTCATCGTGGAAGAAGCAGGTGGTAAAGTCACTGACTTCAAAGGCAACAGATACTCTCCTTACCAGCGTACGCTGATAGCCACCAATGGCCATATTCATGCGCAGCTGGTAGACGTCGTTAATGGAAAATACTGA
- a CDS encoding GH3 family domain-containing protein, with protein MAILGNLISRSLRIRKKFTFKLGTPRQYQLQVLYRLLTKAKDTQFGQHYNFQDILNSPNIIANYRSTVPVHNYNKMHAEWWHKCLEGQANVSWPEKIKYFALSSGTSESASKHIPVTRDMLRNVKKVGVKQLYSMANFDIPPKSFSKGILMLGGTTALYEKGDYYEGDMSGIQAKNIPRWFRRFYKPGGNISKKPNWEQRIKLIVRKAPQWDVGTVCGVPAWVQIVLAEIIKYHGVKNIHEIWPNLAVYIHGGVSFEPYRDSFQKLLGKPINFIETYMASEGSFGFQARPGVRGIKLVLNTGIFYEFIPFTEENFTSDGEVKPNPKSYMIHEVVEDVEYAVMLSTCAGAWRYLIGDVVKFTSVKEHEIVIVGRTKQFLSLCGEHMSIDNMNNAVDAVQKKLGITISEFTVAGFPHNGLFAHRWFIGTDDGNVDCDRVREIIDQTLCEVNDDYAVERTSALKELFVEVLPKDAFIDYLRVKGKEGAMNKFPRVMKGEKLKDWENFLASKLKSV; from the coding sequence ATGGCCATTTTAGGTAATCTTATATCCAGGTCACTGCGCATCAGGAAGAAGTTCACATTCAAGTTAGGTACGCCACGTCAGTATCAGTTACAGGTATTGTACAGGCTCCTTACCAAAGCTAAGGATACGCAGTTCGGTCAGCATTACAACTTCCAGGACATACTGAATAGCCCGAATATCATCGCTAATTATCGTTCCACTGTACCCGTGCATAACTATAATAAGATGCACGCGGAATGGTGGCATAAGTGCCTGGAAGGTCAGGCTAATGTAAGCTGGCCTGAAAAAATTAAATACTTCGCCCTCAGTTCGGGAACCTCCGAATCTGCGAGCAAGCATATACCTGTTACCCGCGATATGCTGCGTAACGTAAAGAAGGTGGGGGTTAAGCAGCTGTACTCGATGGCTAACTTCGACATTCCTCCTAAATCATTCTCCAAGGGGATCCTGATGCTGGGTGGTACCACCGCCCTGTATGAAAAAGGGGATTACTACGAAGGGGATATGAGCGGTATCCAGGCAAAAAACATCCCCCGCTGGTTCAGACGTTTCTACAAACCGGGCGGTAATATTTCCAAAAAGCCAAACTGGGAACAACGTATCAAACTCATCGTGCGCAAAGCGCCACAATGGGATGTAGGTACGGTATGCGGTGTGCCTGCCTGGGTGCAGATTGTACTGGCAGAGATCATCAAATATCACGGGGTGAAAAACATCCATGAGATCTGGCCAAACCTGGCTGTATATATCCATGGAGGCGTTTCCTTCGAGCCCTACCGCGACAGTTTCCAGAAACTGCTGGGCAAACCGATCAATTTCATTGAAACATATATGGCTTCGGAAGGCTCCTTTGGCTTCCAGGCACGTCCGGGTGTAAGGGGCATTAAACTGGTCCTGAATACCGGCATCTTCTACGAATTCATTCCATTTACAGAAGAGAACTTTACCAGCGATGGCGAGGTGAAACCAAACCCTAAGTCTTACATGATCCACGAAGTAGTGGAAGATGTGGAATACGCGGTGATGTTATCTACCTGTGCCGGCGCATGGCGCTACCTGATCGGTGACGTGGTGAAATTCACTTCCGTAAAAGAACATGAGATCGTTATTGTAGGTCGTACCAAACAGTTCCTGAGCCTTTGTGGCGAACATATGAGCATCGATAACATGAACAATGCAGTCGATGCTGTACAGAAGAAACTGGGTATTACCATCAGTGAATTTACCGTAGCAGGCTTCCCTCATAATGGCCTGTTTGCACACCGCTGGTTTATTGGTACTGATGATGGGAATGTAGATTGCGACCGTGTACGTGAAATCATTGACCAGACCCTGTGTGAGGTAAATGACGACTATGCTGTAGAACGTACCTCAGCACTGAAGGAACTCTTTGTTGAGGTCCTGCCAAAAGATGCGTTCATCGACTACCTGCGCGTAAAGGGCAAGGAAGGCGCTATGAACAAGTTCCCCCGCGTTATGAAAGGAGAGAAACTGAAGGATTGGGAGAACTTCCTGGCATCTAAGCTAAAGTCAGTGTAA
- a CDS encoding LysE family translocator: MTSAFLSAVFSGVALGLVLSVSVGPVIFAIIKYSVNNGFKAGISFALGVSFSDIMYVLLGNLATAFISDLKEYNKPIGIVGGCLLIGMGLYGLLFKKVKISTGDEKPEMFRTHDYLKIWLAGFLMNTLNPGVILFWLGICVSNSPHSTGHKIITYGVCLIWVLSTDILKVFVADKIRHKLTLTNVKWLNKIAGGSMIVFGVLLLYQMVFSIGTLGH; the protein is encoded by the coding sequence ATGACATCTGCTTTCTTATCGGCGGTCTTCTCCGGAGTGGCTCTAGGACTGGTTTTATCGGTATCTGTCGGCCCCGTCATCTTTGCGATTATAAAATATAGTGTGAATAACGGCTTCAAAGCCGGTATTAGCTTCGCGCTGGGTGTATCATTCAGCGACATTATGTATGTATTGTTGGGCAACCTGGCCACCGCATTCATATCGGACCTGAAAGAGTATAATAAGCCGATAGGGATCGTAGGCGGGTGTTTACTGATTGGTATGGGCCTGTACGGCTTGCTGTTCAAGAAGGTAAAGATCAGTACCGGCGATGAAAAGCCGGAGATGTTCAGAACACATGATTACCTGAAGATCTGGCTGGCCGGCTTCCTGATGAATACCCTGAACCCCGGTGTGATCCTTTTCTGGCTGGGGATCTGCGTATCGAACAGCCCGCATTCTACCGGGCACAAGATTATCACCTATGGCGTGTGTTTGATCTGGGTATTGTCTACAGATATATTAAAGGTATTTGTAGCAGATAAGATCAGGCATAAGCTGACCCTGACAAATGTGAAGTGGCTGAATAAGATAGCAGGAGGAAGTATGATCGTGTTTGGAGTGTTGTTGTTGTATCAAATGGTATTTAGTATAGGCACATTAGGCCATTAA
- a CDS encoding 2-oxoacid:ferredoxin oxidoreductase subunit beta, which yields MSTATIAPQALTAKDFATDQEVRWCPGCGDYSILKQVQTIMPGLGIPKENIVIVSGIGCSSRFPYYMNTYGMHSIHGRATAIASGLKAVRPELSVWIVTGDGDGLSIGGNHTIHLLRRNFDVNVMLFNNQIYGLTKGQYSPTSESNKVTKSTPYGSIDHPFNPMALALGADATFIARSMDRDPKHLQEMLKRSHAHKGASFLEIYQNCNIFNDGAFEVFTEKSSKAEQAIFLEQGQPLVFGAQKNKGIRLDGLKPVVVELGAEYSAEDLWIHDEHDFYKAQILTRMFDDPRIEGHFPRPFGVFYQGFRPTYEEQLNFQVEDAFSKRGPGDLDKLLAGKETWTIK from the coding sequence ATGTCAACAGCAACTATAGCTCCGCAGGCGTTAACGGCGAAGGATTTTGCAACGGACCAGGAAGTACGCTGGTGCCCGGGTTGCGGAGATTATTCTATATTGAAACAGGTGCAGACTATTATGCCCGGGCTGGGTATACCGAAGGAGAACATCGTGATCGTTTCCGGTATTGGCTGTTCATCCCGCTTTCCTTACTATATGAATACCTACGGCATGCACTCCATCCATGGTCGTGCTACTGCCATCGCATCCGGTCTGAAAGCCGTGCGTCCTGAGCTGAGTGTGTGGATTGTAACTGGTGACGGCGATGGCCTGTCTATCGGTGGTAACCATACCATTCACCTGCTGCGCCGTAACTTTGATGTAAATGTAATGCTGTTCAACAACCAGATCTATGGTCTGACCAAAGGACAGTACTCCCCTACTTCTGAGTCTAACAAGGTAACGAAATCCACTCCTTACGGCAGTATTGACCATCCGTTTAACCCGATGGCCCTTGCCCTGGGTGCTGATGCCACTTTCATTGCCAGAAGTATGGACCGTGATCCTAAACACCTGCAGGAAATGCTGAAACGCAGCCATGCGCATAAAGGCGCTTCTTTCCTGGAGATCTACCAGAACTGTAACATCTTTAATGATGGCGCTTTTGAAGTGTTTACGGAGAAATCCAGCAAAGCTGAGCAGGCTATTTTCTTAGAGCAGGGCCAGCCACTGGTATTTGGTGCACAGAAAAACAAAGGTATCCGCCTGGATGGGTTGAAACCTGTGGTAGTGGAACTGGGTGCTGAATATAGTGCGGAAGACCTGTGGATCCATGATGAACATGATTTCTATAAAGCACAGATATTGACCCGTATGTTCGACGATCCCCGTATTGAAGGACACTTCCCACGTCCGTTTGGGGTGTTTTACCAGGGATTCCGTCCTACGTATGAGGAGCAACTGAATTTCCAGGTTGAAGATGCGTTTAGCAAAAGAGGTCCTGGTGACCTGGATAAACTGCTGGCTGGTAAGGAAACCTGGACTATTAAATAG
- a CDS encoding carboxymuconolactone decarboxylase family protein, with product MADEIKAFNEYREKMNEVILGKQNKVINRLFNLDTNTYMEGALSTKVKEMLGLVSSMVLRCDDCIKYHLGKCHEQGVTTEEMYEIFAVANIVGGTIVIPHTRRAAEYWEALLAQES from the coding sequence ATGGCAGACGAGATAAAAGCATTTAACGAGTACCGGGAAAAGATGAATGAGGTCATTCTGGGCAAACAGAACAAAGTGATCAACCGGTTATTCAACCTGGACACCAACACGTACATGGAAGGTGCCCTTAGTACGAAAGTGAAAGAAATGCTGGGATTGGTTTCATCTATGGTATTGCGTTGCGACGACTGCATCAAATACCACCTGGGCAAGTGCCATGAACAGGGCGTGACTACCGAAGAGATGTACGAAATTTTTGCAGTAGCTAATATAGTTGGGGGTACGATCGTAATACCACATACAAGAAGGGCGGCTGAATACTGGGAAGCGTTATTGGCACAGGAAAGCTGA
- a CDS encoding TonB-dependent receptor: MIRIYKGRATKSFMLVLSMIVSFFYATATTLEDNNGGIKGKIVTSDGKPAADVSVILQGTSFMTVSDGAGTFVFKNLPAGSYQVAISFTGYANKTEDVTVEAGKMATVKFQLEVSSKQLSEIVITGNQTKLVKRSSNYVSKLPLANVENPTVYSVITKDLLAQQQVYTVDDAMRNAPGITKMWEATNRSGDGGAYYNSRGFIVQSQFRNGVAGNVSSVIDAANIENIEVIKGPNATLFGNQLTSYGGLINRVTKKPYDHFGGEVAIAGGSYAYNRIMADINTPLDSAKDVLLRLNTAYTSQGSWMDNGHNKTFAFAPSLSYKINDRLNILLEAEFFSGEGNGNTFFFFPWGHNVSELSAQRADKLNIDYNRTFANEDLTSTSRNSNFFGTMNYKISDQWNSQTVVSMTNSYSNGFGPYFYLVSNDRISREDQSTRNSKANTTEIQQNFIGDFRIGKFRNRFVGGIDFFTLNSNQIFISKNYDTVSTHGVISNYSDFNAANMSSVYQAAGSLVRYPYIYKRYNYSAYASDVFNITDQLSVQAGLRIDYFDFKGNYSETQATLTGAYHQVALSPKFGIVYQVIKDRLSLFGNYQNGFTNTNSPIYVSEGVSKTSKPEQANQWEGGVKMDMFEGRLTGTVSYYDILVDNVLRADNAHPNYYLQNGSQKSKGVEVSVIANPFQGFSVVAGYGYNESKYINVDVTGLPDVDGRRPSTAGAPTTANLWLSYRLSNGKLKGLSVGAGANYASEIKIVNSISQGVFILPSYAILNATLSYETSKFRFAAKVDNLTNKHYWVGYSSMNPQKTRSFTGTVAFKF, encoded by the coding sequence ATGATAAGGATTTACAAAGGACGTGCTACAAAGTCCTTCATGCTTGTTCTGAGCATGATTGTTTCCTTCTTCTATGCTACTGCGACTACTTTAGAAGACAACAATGGTGGAATTAAGGGTAAGATTGTGACATCTGACGGCAAGCCAGCCGCGGATGTGTCTGTGATACTGCAGGGAACCAGTTTTATGACGGTTTCTGATGGTGCTGGTACCTTTGTGTTTAAGAATCTGCCTGCGGGAAGTTACCAGGTGGCGATTTCTTTTACAGGATATGCGAATAAGACAGAGGATGTGACGGTTGAAGCGGGTAAGATGGCGACTGTGAAGTTCCAGTTGGAAGTATCCAGTAAACAGCTTTCTGAGATAGTGATTACAGGGAACCAGACTAAGTTGGTAAAACGCTCCAGTAATTATGTATCTAAATTGCCTTTGGCTAACGTTGAAAACCCTACTGTGTATTCAGTGATCACTAAAGATCTGCTGGCACAGCAACAGGTATATACGGTAGATGATGCGATGAGAAATGCACCTGGTATCACTAAGATGTGGGAAGCAACTAACCGAAGTGGTGACGGTGGTGCTTATTATAACTCACGTGGTTTTATTGTTCAAAGCCAGTTCCGTAATGGAGTAGCGGGTAACGTCTCTTCTGTAATAGATGCTGCTAATATCGAAAACATCGAAGTCATCAAAGGGCCAAATGCTACATTGTTTGGCAATCAGTTAACTTCTTATGGTGGTCTGATTAACCGTGTTACCAAGAAGCCTTATGATCACTTTGGTGGCGAGGTGGCAATTGCAGGCGGAAGCTATGCTTACAACAGGATCATGGCTGATATAAATACACCACTGGATTCAGCAAAAGATGTGCTGCTCCGTTTAAATACAGCTTATACCTCACAAGGTAGCTGGATGGACAATGGTCATAATAAAACATTTGCATTTGCCCCCAGCCTTTCTTACAAGATCAATGACAGGTTAAATATTTTACTGGAAGCTGAATTCTTTAGCGGGGAAGGTAATGGAAATACATTCTTCTTCTTCCCATGGGGTCATAATGTTTCCGAACTGAGTGCACAGAGAGCTGATAAGCTGAACATTGATTACAACCGCACTTTTGCGAACGAAGATCTGACATCTACCAGCCGTAATTCAAACTTCTTTGGTACGATGAACTATAAGATCTCTGATCAGTGGAATTCTCAAACAGTCGTATCTATGACCAATAGTTATTCCAATGGTTTCGGTCCTTACTTCTACCTGGTATCAAACGATCGTATTTCCCGCGAAGACCAGTCTACCAGGAATAGTAAGGCAAATACAACAGAGATTCAACAAAACTTCATTGGTGATTTCAGGATTGGAAAATTCAGAAACCGTTTTGTAGGTGGAATTGACTTCTTCACGCTCAACTCTAACCAGATCTTCATCAGCAAAAATTATGACACCGTATCTACTCATGGTGTGATATCAAACTACAGCGATTTCAATGCTGCAAACATGAGTTCTGTTTACCAGGCAGCAGGTAGTCTTGTCAGGTATCCTTATATCTACAAAAGATATAACTACAGTGCCTATGCATCTGATGTGTTCAACATTACAGATCAACTGTCAGTTCAGGCCGGGTTACGTATAGACTACTTTGATTTCAAAGGAAACTACAGCGAAACACAGGCTACGCTCACTGGTGCATATCACCAGGTAGCATTGTCTCCTAAATTCGGTATCGTTTACCAGGTGATTAAAGATCGTCTGTCCTTATTCGGTAACTACCAGAATGGGTTCACGAATACAAATTCACCTATTTACGTGAGTGAGGGTGTCAGCAAAACATCCAAACCAGAACAGGCTAATCAGTGGGAAGGTGGTGTAAAAATGGATATGTTTGAAGGTAGACTGACAGGTACTGTCAGCTATTACGATATCCTGGTAGACAATGTTCTCCGTGCAGATAATGCGCACCCTAATTACTACCTCCAGAATGGTTCACAAAAAAGTAAAGGTGTAGAAGTAAGTGTGATAGCAAATCCATTCCAGGGCTTCAGCGTGGTGGCAGGATATGGATATAACGAATCCAAATATATCAATGTCGATGTGACCGGTCTTCCAGATGTGGATGGCCGTCGTCCGTCTACTGCGGGTGCTCCAACTACTGCTAATTTGTGGTTGAGCTACCGCTTATCAAATGGTAAACTGAAAGGTTTAAGCGTTGGTGCCGGTGCTAACTACGCAAGCGAAATAAAGATTGTAAACAGTATCAGCCAGGGTGTATTCATCCTGCCTTCTTATGCAATCCTGAATGCTACTTTATCGTACGAAACATCTAAGTTCAGGTTTGCTGCCAAGGTGGATAACCTGACTAATAAACACTATTGGGTAGGTTATTCTTCTATGAATCCTCAGAAGACGAGAAGCTTCACCGGTACAGTTGCATTCAAGTTTTAA
- a CDS encoding N-acetylmuramoyl-L-alanine amidase family protein encodes MRIAALIILIQIAFTGVKAQEQAFLKMVQPVRTEINTSSSKQYMSGRTCVACKVTLNDDTIHVYPTGVFALKRIIKPGKTSFTLTTTDTTGKKVSRTYNYYYTTLPPVRATSVFRIDDVKVFPKGNSTLSPGDTIRVRIKGYPGCKAYWMHETPLHELPSSKYGAAGYYEGSYVIQEADSLLDNKVAVFLKNKDGNTAVLQSTNKLTYQRNQLLAGRTIDRNTYLTIAPEGDRLGPIKIGYLDQDVLLRISGKQGNYYKVKLSNQQTAFIPELLLDTVSLREPTPLNIVEATRTWSDARYDYIAVQLSERLPYLSTQQVDPGKITLDIHGANLEPDFTPVADSMQEVQGIKWEQMGADVLRVNISLKHKQPWGYKVHYDSTRLVIAVKHIPASFQLKNLTFGLDAGHGGSNVGALGAAGYYEKQLTLMITMLLKNALEKEGAKVLTTRTTDQYVPNEDRLSYYRQMNPDLLISIHLNSSVNPVDVHGTANYYKHVFCEPFNRAIHAQLLGLGLSDFGNNGDFNFILNNPTEFPDALIETLFLSNPEDEMNVLDETYRQKMVDRIMAGIRDFLREAEQDKVTRKPGAQAEEAGGNEEGPGGDQ; translated from the coding sequence ATGAGAATAGCAGCATTAATCATACTGATACAGATAGCCTTTACTGGAGTAAAAGCGCAGGAGCAAGCCTTCCTTAAAATGGTACAGCCGGTAAGAACGGAGATCAATACCAGTAGTTCGAAGCAATATATGTCGGGTCGCACCTGTGTAGCTTGTAAAGTAACGCTGAATGATGATACCATCCACGTATATCCTACGGGCGTATTTGCCTTAAAACGCATTATCAAACCGGGGAAGACCTCCTTTACACTAACAACTACGGATACCACCGGCAAGAAGGTATCGCGCACTTACAATTACTACTATACAACACTGCCGCCGGTTAGAGCAACCAGTGTATTCAGAATAGATGATGTAAAGGTATTTCCCAAAGGAAACAGCACGCTCTCTCCGGGTGATACCATCCGCGTGAGGATAAAGGGCTATCCGGGCTGTAAGGCTTACTGGATGCATGAAACGCCCTTGCATGAACTACCTTCTTCCAAATATGGTGCGGCAGGATATTATGAGGGGTCTTATGTAATACAGGAAGCTGATTCCCTGCTGGATAATAAGGTGGCTGTATTCCTGAAGAATAAGGATGGTAACACGGCCGTACTGCAAAGCACCAATAAGCTCACTTATCAGCGCAATCAACTGCTGGCTGGCAGAACGATTGACAGGAACACCTATCTCACGATAGCGCCTGAAGGCGATCGCCTGGGGCCTATCAAGATCGGTTACCTGGACCAGGACGTATTACTCCGCATCAGCGGTAAACAGGGCAATTATTACAAAGTAAAACTCAGTAACCAGCAGACGGCTTTTATCCCGGAGCTACTCCTGGATACCGTTAGCCTGCGTGAGCCTACCCCCCTCAATATCGTAGAGGCTACCCGTACATGGAGTGATGCCAGGTACGATTACATAGCGGTACAATTATCTGAGCGGCTTCCCTACCTCAGCACCCAGCAGGTAGATCCGGGAAAGATCACCCTGGATATTCATGGGGCAAACCTGGAGCCGGATTTTACCCCGGTTGCGGATTCAATGCAGGAAGTGCAGGGGATTAAATGGGAGCAGATGGGCGCTGATGTACTCAGGGTGAACATTTCCCTGAAGCACAAACAACCTTGGGGTTATAAGGTACATTATGACAGTACACGCCTGGTGATAGCGGTGAAGCATATTCCCGCCAGTTTCCAGTTGAAAAACCTGACTTTTGGTCTGGATGCGGGGCATGGCGGTTCGAATGTAGGTGCATTAGGGGCGGCAGGGTATTACGAGAAGCAGCTAACGCTGATGATCACTATGTTGCTGAAGAATGCGCTGGAGAAGGAAGGAGCGAAAGTACTCACCACCCGCACTACGGATCAGTATGTACCAAATGAAGACAGGTTATCGTATTACAGGCAAATGAACCCTGATCTACTCATAAGTATTCACCTGAATTCATCTGTGAACCCGGTGGATGTGCATGGTACGGCCAATTATTATAAGCATGTGTTCTGTGAGCCATTTAACAGGGCGATACATGCGCAGTTGCTGGGATTGGGCTTGTCTGATTTTGGGAATAACGGGGATTTTAATTTCATACTGAATAATCCGACGGAGTTTCCGGATGCGCTGATAGAGACTTTGTTTTTGAGTAACCCGGAGGATGAGATGAATGTGTTGGATGAGACGTACAGGCAGAAAATGGTGGATAGGATCATGGCGGGGATCAGGGATTTTCTGCGGGAGGCGGAGCAGGATAAAGTGACGAGGAAGCCTGGTGCCCAGGCGGAAGAAGCTGGTGGAAATGAGGAGGGACCGGGAGGGGATCAGTAA
- a CDS encoding acyl-CoA dehydrogenase family protein, with the protein MEATVDKSTLKGAEFLIKESPVHEVFTPEDFNEEQRMIKEMAEQFVAKEVTPVLDRIDKLEEGLMPSLLEKAGEQGLLGAAFPEEYGGLGKDFITATLINEALGAGHSFSVAMAAHTGIGSLPILYFGTEAQKQKYIPFLGSGQMKGAYALTEPNSGSDALSAKTTAKLSADGKHYLLNGQKCWITNSGFADVFTVFAKIDGDKFTAFIVDKDTPGFTLGAEEHKMGIKGSSTRQIYFQDAQVPVENVLGEIGKGHLIAFNILNIGRLKLCAAALGGSKKTASITIEYANTREQFKQAIGNFGAIKHKLAEMAIRIWVNESALYRTAQLIDEKEKELLAAGKPFNEALLGAAEEYAVECAILKVGGSEALDYVVDEGVQVHGGNGFSDEYVISKAYRDSRINRIFEGTNEINRLLTLDMTLKRAMKGRLDLMNPAMNVMKELMSIPDFGSDDETPFSAEKKQIVNLKKAILLVAGAAAQKLMAKLESEQEILMNIADMAIETFLAESALLRLLKRVEIEGEASNALQADIVKTYLYDAADRINKYAKDAINSFAEGDEQRMMLLGIKRFTKAAPVNTKDTRRRIADKLLADNKYSL; encoded by the coding sequence ATGGAAGCAACTGTTGATAAGTCCACGTTGAAGGGCGCTGAGTTCCTGATCAAAGAAAGCCCCGTACATGAAGTGTTTACTCCCGAAGATTTCAACGAAGAACAAAGAATGATCAAAGAGATGGCCGAGCAGTTTGTGGCAAAAGAAGTCACACCTGTTCTGGACCGTATCGATAAACTGGAAGAAGGGCTCATGCCTTCCTTACTGGAAAAAGCAGGCGAGCAGGGCTTGCTGGGTGCTGCCTTTCCTGAAGAATACGGGGGCTTAGGCAAGGACTTCATTACTGCTACGCTTATCAATGAAGCCCTGGGTGCAGGTCACTCTTTCTCTGTGGCCATGGCAGCCCATACAGGTATCGGCTCCCTTCCTATCCTGTACTTTGGTACGGAAGCCCAGAAGCAGAAGTACATCCCCTTCCTGGGCAGCGGCCAGATGAAAGGAGCTTATGCCCTGACTGAACCCAATTCCGGTTCGGATGCACTCAGTGCCAAGACCACCGCCAAACTCTCTGCCGATGGTAAACACTATCTGCTGAACGGCCAGAAATGCTGGATCACCAATTCCGGTTTTGCAGATGTATTTACCGTATTTGCCAAAATAGACGGCGATAAATTCACGGCCTTTATTGTTGATAAAGACACACCGGGATTCACACTGGGTGCTGAAGAGCATAAGATGGGTATCAAGGGATCTTCTACCCGCCAGATCTACTTCCAGGATGCACAGGTACCCGTGGAAAATGTACTGGGCGAGATTGGCAAAGGCCATCTCATTGCCTTCAATATTCTGAATATTGGTCGTCTCAAATTGTGTGCTGCCGCATTGGGTGGATCCAAGAAGACAGCAAGCATCACGATCGAATACGCCAACACCCGCGAGCAATTCAAACAAGCTATTGGCAACTTCGGTGCTATCAAGCATAAGTTAGCCGAAATGGCCATCCGGATCTGGGTGAATGAATCGGCCCTGTATCGTACCGCACAGCTCATAGACGAAAAGGAAAAAGAACTGCTGGCAGCCGGCAAACCTTTTAATGAGGCCCTGCTGGGTGCTGCGGAAGAATATGCAGTAGAATGCGCCATCCTGAAAGTAGGTGGTTCCGAGGCGCTGGACTATGTAGTGGATGAGGGTGTGCAGGTCCACGGAGGAAACGGTTTCAGCGATGAGTATGTGATCTCCAAAGCATACCGCGATAGCCGCATCAACCGCATCTTTGAAGGCACAAACGAGATCAACCGCCTGCTCACGCTGGATATGACACTGAAACGTGCCATGAAGGGCAGGCTGGACCTGATGAATCCTGCTATGAATGTGATGAAAGAGCTGATGAGCATTCCTGATTTTGGCAGTGATGATGAAACGCCTTTCAGTGCTGAGAAAAAGCAGATCGTGAACCTGAAAAAGGCCATCCTACTGGTAGCCGGTGCTGCTGCTCAGAAGCTGATGGCGAAACTGGAAAGCGAGCAGGAAATACTCATGAATATTGCGGATATGGCAATAGAAACCTTCCTTGCTGAAAGCGCGCTGTTGCGGCTGCTCAAGCGGGTAGAAATAGAAGGAGAGGCATCCAATGCATTGCAGGCAGATATTGTGAAAACATACCTGTATGATGCAGCAGACCGTATTAACAAGTATGCGAAAGATGCCATCAACTCATTTGCAGAAGGTGATGAACAACGTATGATGCTGCTGGGTATAAAACGCTTTACAAAAGCGGCGCCTGTGAACACGAAAGACACGCGGAGAAGGATTGCAGATAAACTGCTGGCGGATAATAAATACAGCTTGTAA